The Iamia majanohamensis genome window below encodes:
- a CDS encoding ACP S-malonyltransferase: MPAVSLAARPGEVVAFPGQGVDPVAACGVLDAHAGHPLVAHLAEVTGQAAWAPADLADTRVAQPVIVAAGLLAAADAGLTPEGAALAVGHSLGEITALAFAGALDPTDALDLVAARAALGHEAHQVRPGRMVAALKLDAATVEWVRRRAVADAGGVLDVAVVNGPAALVLSGDRATADRAGDLVAEAGGVPRRLGIGGAFHSSLLVGAVAPFRARVAALAPAPPRVPVALSTAPVVVGPGPEDRGPDDLPELLARALVLPVAWERTLDVLRSRGARAAVDVGPGRTLANLAAHLPVLPFRALVDAPPAAGPR, translated from the coding sequence GTGCCCGCCGTCTCCCTGGCGGCCCGGCCCGGCGAGGTGGTGGCCTTCCCCGGCCAGGGCGTCGACCCCGTGGCCGCCTGCGGGGTGCTCGACGCCCACGCCGGGCACCCGCTGGTGGCCCACCTGGCGGAGGTCACCGGGCAGGCCGCCTGGGCCCCCGCCGACCTGGCCGACACCCGCGTGGCCCAACCCGTCATCGTCGCCGCCGGGCTCCTCGCCGCGGCCGACGCCGGGCTCACCCCGGAGGGCGCCGCCCTGGCCGTGGGCCACAGCCTGGGCGAGATCACCGCCCTGGCCTTCGCCGGGGCCCTCGACCCCACCGACGCCCTCGACCTGGTCGCGGCGCGGGCGGCCCTCGGCCACGAGGCCCACCAGGTCCGGCCGGGCCGGATGGTGGCCGCCCTCAAGCTCGACGCCGCCACCGTCGAGTGGGTCCGGCGCCGGGCGGTGGCCGACGCCGGCGGCGTGCTGGACGTGGCCGTGGTGAACGGTCCCGCAGCCCTCGTCCTGTCGGGGGACCGGGCCACGGCCGACCGGGCCGGCGACCTCGTCGCCGAGGCCGGGGGCGTGCCCCGCCGCCTGGGCATCGGCGGCGCGTTCCACTCCTCCCTGCTCGTCGGGGCCGTCGCGCCGTTCCGCGCCCGGGTCGCCGCCCTCGCCCCGGCCCCGCCCCGGGTGCCCGTGGCCCTGTCGACGGCCCCCGTGGTCGTCGGCCCCGGGCCCGAGGACCGCGGTCCCGACGACCTGCCCGAGCTGCTGGCCCGGGCCCTGGTCCTCCCGGTGGCCTGGGAGCGCACCCTGGACGTGCTGCGGTCCCGGGGTGCCCGCGCCGCGGTGGACGTGGGGCCGGGACGCACCCTCGCCAACCTGGCCGCCCACCTCCCGGTGCTCCCCTTCCGGGCCCTGGTCGACGCCCCGCCCGCCGCCGGGCCCCGCTGA